From the Hevea brasiliensis isolate MT/VB/25A 57/8 chromosome 15, ASM3005281v1, whole genome shotgun sequence genome, one window contains:
- the LOC110643143 gene encoding NAD(P)H dehydrogenase (quinone) FQR1: protein MATKVYIVYYSMYGHVEKLAEEIKKGAASVEGVEAKLWQVPETLPEEVLGKMSAPPKSDVPILSPNELAEADGFVFGFPTRFGMMAAQFKAFLDATGGLWRTQQLASKPAGIFYSTGSQGGGQETTALTAITQLVHHGMIFVPIGYTFGAGMFEMEKVKGGSPYGAGTYAGDGSRQPSDLELEQAFHQGKYIATITKKLKGSA, encoded by the exons GTACTATTCCATGTATGGACATGTAGAGAAACTGGCAGAAGAGATCAAGAAGGGGGCAGCATCTGTTGAAGGTGTCGAAGCCAAATTATGGCAG GTTCCTGAGACCCTGCCAGAGGAGGTGCTTGGAAAGATGAGTGCACCCCCAAAGAGTGACGTGCCAATCCTTTCGCCCAATGAACTTGCTGAGGCTGATGGGTTTGTTTTTGGCTTCCCAACAAGATTTGGAATGATGGCTGCCCAATTTAAAGCATTTTTGGATGCAACTGGTGGCTTATGGAGAACACAGCAACTAGCAAGCAAACCTGCTGGAATCTTCTATAGCACTGGTTCTCAAGGTGGTGGACAAGAGACTACAGC GTTGACTGCAATTACTCAGCTTGTTCACCATGGAATGATATTTGTTCCCATTGGTTATACATTCGGTGCTGGCATGTTTGAAATGGAGAAAGTGAAAGGCGGAAGTCCTTATGGTGCTGGAACTTATGCTGGGGATGGTTCAAGACAGCCCTCTGACCTGGAGTTGGAGCAGGCTTTTCACCAGGGCAAGTACATTGCTACCATCACAAAGAAGCTCAAGGGATCtgcttaa